Proteins from a genomic interval of Pseudodesulfovibrio nedwellii:
- a CDS encoding BON domain-containing protein — MGKKILHILFALLLASTTGCAVYPAVQVAGGAMTGYDAAMLADEYIPRSHVEGGGLTANQDKMLQRRLRERLQLNGMTVSAHVIDAKAYLVGQISDRARADYAIKTASTVQGIKTITCKFYPLTTRREARKDQRLHAELAEQFKKTLRLRGADLRVEVIQSQAILLGKAQNYSQKTAAVAIASELGDITQVIDYIAVKVPIADGDEVASK; from the coding sequence ATGGGTAAAAAAATACTGCATATACTCTTTGCTCTTCTGCTCGCTTCCACCACAGGATGCGCCGTCTATCCGGCTGTGCAAGTCGCAGGTGGAGCCATGACCGGGTATGATGCCGCCATGTTGGCCGATGAATATATTCCCCGTAGTCATGTAGAAGGCGGGGGATTGACGGCTAATCAGGACAAAATGCTCCAGCGCAGATTGCGCGAACGGTTGCAACTCAACGGCATGACCGTTTCTGCCCATGTCATCGATGCCAAAGCCTATCTCGTCGGGCAAATATCTGATCGAGCACGTGCAGACTACGCCATCAAAACAGCATCCACTGTGCAGGGTATCAAAACCATTACCTGCAAATTCTATCCACTCACCACACGCCGCGAAGCTCGAAAAGACCAACGGCTTCATGCAGAACTCGCAGAACAATTCAAAAAGACTCTCCGTTTGCGAGGTGCCGATCTGCGAGTAGAAGTTATCCAGTCACAGGCTATTCTTCTCGGCAAAGCACAGAACTATTCACAAAAAACAGCGGCCGTGGCCATTGCCTCGGAACTTGGTGATATCACCCAGGTAATCGATTACATCGCTGTCAAAGTGCCAATCGCCGATGGTGACGAAGTCGCGAGCAAATAA
- a CDS encoding glycosyltransferase family 39 protein, giving the protein MTYTTAAIWDRLAKHPWLTMTFAVFAQTWFCLSNRALWFSDEVRYANAYQNLVHGGKWMVLSLNGQPYPDKPPVYFWFLWLLDTITPMDMPGVFFLGAALSGLFFLYGAYFLARSLNFDRSISLASTLILLSTFFLVALFHYSRMDLMFAALILLSHACLFRAFNEKTQGKWPLYAFLLAGVATLIKGPLAFIFPLLTSGIYLAWRGELKKLFTRQMGLGLLAMIGVLLAWVAGVMLAEGPDFLLNTVLGKHVIQRATKTFHHRESFYYYLIAFPLAWLPWTLFLFVAPIKKYLSIKTWGELWAVRKQAGPRAFLWIMFAATFIFLSSLSGKVLIYILPMFAPLAILTGAAIHSMDEARTNRLWALVGGLWAIFGVGLILAGDLLPFPVPIRGMGIAATLLLVGGAAIFLMRKYGNKAALLTTTLAMIIWLYPIGLMVAPSLNNGMSTKRQAEIMSEYMDRGYAPYALKIYSGIFTYYAEHNFRETNHLPEFIEWTQDEDKVVLAIRERHWNNWKDQLPAFHIVDRQSIAGMIYLIAIKG; this is encoded by the coding sequence ATGACATATACAACTGCCGCCATCTGGGACAGGCTTGCCAAACATCCATGGCTGACCATGACATTCGCCGTGTTCGCCCAGACATGGTTCTGCCTCAGCAACCGCGCCCTCTGGTTTTCCGATGAAGTGCGTTACGCCAACGCCTACCAAAATCTCGTTCATGGCGGAAAGTGGATGGTCCTCTCTCTAAACGGCCAGCCCTATCCCGACAAGCCGCCCGTCTATTTCTGGTTTCTCTGGCTGCTGGACACCATCACCCCCATGGACATGCCCGGTGTCTTTTTCCTCGGCGCAGCCCTGTCCGGTCTGTTTTTCCTCTATGGAGCATACTTTCTGGCCCGCTCACTCAACTTCGACCGTTCCATCAGTCTGGCCTCCACATTGATCCTGCTCTCCACATTCTTTCTGGTGGCCCTGTTCCACTATTCACGCATGGACCTTATGTTCGCCGCGCTCATTCTGCTCAGCCATGCTTGTCTGTTCCGTGCTTTCAATGAAAAAACGCAAGGCAAATGGCCGCTCTACGCCTTTCTGCTGGCCGGTGTCGCCACGCTGATCAAAGGCCCACTCGCGTTTATCTTTCCATTGCTGACATCCGGTATCTACCTGGCATGGCGGGGTGAATTGAAAAAACTCTTTACCCGTCAGATGGGACTTGGCCTGCTCGCCATGATCGGCGTTCTGCTTGCATGGGTGGCCGGCGTCATGCTCGCTGAAGGCCCGGACTTCCTCCTGAATACTGTCCTCGGCAAACACGTTATTCAACGCGCCACAAAAACGTTCCACCACCGTGAATCTTTCTATTACTACCTTATAGCCTTCCCACTGGCATGGCTGCCATGGACATTGTTCCTGTTTGTCGCGCCCATAAAGAAATATCTTTCCATCAAGACATGGGGGGAACTCTGGGCTGTCCGCAAACAGGCTGGTCCCCGTGCCTTCCTGTGGATCATGTTCGCCGCAACATTCATCTTCCTGTCAAGCCTAAGTGGCAAAGTGCTCATCTACATCCTACCCATGTTCGCACCGTTGGCCATTCTGACTGGCGCAGCCATACACTCCATGGACGAAGCACGGACCAATCGACTCTGGGCACTCGTTGGTGGACTCTGGGCGATATTCGGTGTCGGATTAATATTGGCCGGAGACCTACTCCCCTTCCCCGTTCCCATCCGGGGCATGGGCATTGCCGCGACCCTCTTGCTCGTTGGTGGCGCAGCCATTTTCCTGATGCGTAAATACGGCAACAAGGCCGCACTCCTCACGACCACACTCGCCATGATCATCTGGCTCTATCCCATCGGTCTTATGGTTGCCCCATCTCTGAACAATGGCATGAGCACCAAACGACAAGCCGAAATCATGAGCGAATACATGGACAGAGGCTATGCACCCTACGCGCTCAAAATCTACTCCGGCATCTTCACCTACTATGCCGAACACAACTTCAGGGAAACCAATCATCTGCCTGAATTCATCGAATGGACACAAGACGAAGACAAGGTTGTACTCGCCATCAGGGAACGGCATTGGAACAATTGGAAGGATCAACTCCCGGCATTTCACATCGTTGACCGACAGTCCATTGCCGGAATGATCTATCTGATTGCCATCAAGGGATAA
- a CDS encoding phosphatase PAP2 family protein, protein MRRHSLTQWALFSAPLLILLAILWFGFNAETDVAVYFKAHRAAHPVLKAVMKFITDWSNPFFYAVYAVMLIVAIKTHNRERLRFVLVLLVVQAIVAGLCVHFLKMTIGRPRPGQGEWFEPLSTRGAQHSLPSGHTTEITGWTLPLVQRLNRTWITALFGLFLGTVGFSRIYLGWHHPSDVFFAWLLGSVGGFATTIIAGSTLFRKKARQ, encoded by the coding sequence ATGCGCAGACATTCCCTGACACAGTGGGCGCTCTTTTCCGCGCCCCTTTTAATACTCCTCGCCATACTCTGGTTCGGTTTCAACGCCGAAACTGACGTGGCCGTCTATTTCAAGGCCCACCGGGCTGCTCACCCCGTACTCAAAGCCGTCATGAAATTCATCACGGACTGGAGCAACCCGTTTTTCTATGCGGTCTACGCCGTCATGCTCATCGTGGCCATCAAGACCCACAATCGTGAACGACTGCGTTTTGTTCTTGTCCTGCTCGTTGTGCAGGCCATCGTGGCCGGACTGTGTGTTCATTTCCTGAAAATGACCATTGGCCGCCCCCGTCCCGGACAAGGGGAATGGTTTGAACCGCTTTCTACTCGCGGCGCACAACATTCACTGCCATCTGGACACACCACGGAAATCACGGGGTGGACCCTGCCATTGGTTCAACGATTGAACCGCACATGGATCACCGCACTTTTCGGCCTGTTCCTCGGAACCGTGGGCTTTTCACGAATTTATCTCGGCTGGCATCACCCTTCTGATGTCTTCTTTGCCTGGCTGCTCGGCAGCGTGGGAGGCTTTGCCACCACCATCATCGCAGGCTCAACGCTTTTCAGGAAAAAGGCCAGACAATGA